ACTTCCTTCAGAAGCCTCAAACAGCGCTGATTGTGACGGGACTGAGCTGGCTGGCTGTCAATGTAGAAGTGGCTCCAATGATATCGCTCATGTTTCAGGACCTACAGCATGGAAATTGGAGTTTCTGCAGAGATTTTGCCAGTCTAAAAGGAAGTGTCAATGCATTAGGATACAGCCTGGGTCTGACCTTCACAGGTTATATTGCTCCTCTGCTTGCACTATGTGGTTTTACCTACCAAATTGCACATCTGCTCCATGTCCAGGAAAGGGCTCTACAGAACAGGGCAAAACCCTACAAAAGGCCTCTGAGGGTAGTTGCATCAGCAGCCGccatgtttctgtgtctttacaCTCCTTACCATATCCTGAGAAATATCAAGATAGCTTCTCGGGACAACTGGCCAGGACTGGACCTGTGTACAGGGAAGTACTACATAGAGGGTCTGTACATCTTGACTCGACCACTGGCTTTTTTGCACAGCGTCATCAACCCCGTCTTCTATTTTGTCATGGGGGACAAGTTCAGAGATATCCTGTTTACAAAGCTCAGAATGCTGGTCAGAAAGACAGAATAGCAAAGACAACCAGACTGACCAAGTTCAACACCAGATCCCAGCTCATCATAGCAAGTCCACACATGTGACACAGCTGTcttacattttgtattttggtaaaaaaaaaatagtttgccTTGGTTTTCATGTGTATGAAtgtggattatttttgtttatttaggctgatttaaacattttgacagcACATTGTTAGTTCTCATAAGCTGTAAGCAATCTGTAAAGATGAACTGATGCTTAGTTATATTTCACACTGACAAATTAAAGTGCTAGTATAAGAGTgtagtgcctttttttttaatactgcacattttcataatcaattaatcgtttgatccatacaatgtcagaaaatgtttgccaaacctggaaatgatgattttgtccgcaaaccaaaatgattcacttttaatgatttctttgttatatgagcaaagaaatgaagaaaatattcagatttaagaagcttcaaaccgattatttgactatcaaaatagttgacgattcatttagtattcaattgataatcgattaatcaagtaattgtttcagctctaatttgtACAGTCTATTAATTGCTATCAGGCTATCAATTTGTATCTGTATGTGTTAAAACcataattaattacatttgtaACTGGATATATTGTTCCTCTCATattctacttttactttttaatgtaataaaatacaacTCAACTTATGATATTCGACTGCTATTCATTTTACAACAAAGGACTGCAAAAGTGACCAACACAAATTATGCACCTCTTCTGTGTCCATGATTCAACACAAGAATATTATCTTTTGACTGGTTTATTAAATCTGTGTAAAATGTTCACTAACATACacgctacatacagtatatatttattcaaagCGGAATCACTCGGAGATCTCCGCTGGTATGAGAGTTGTATTCATAGtggactgtctgtctgtgacctcTGGTACTGAAGCCCCAAATCCTCATTAAAACACTTCTTGACTTCATGTGGCTTTAAAACATCAGACAGGAATCAGGTGCTTTCTTTTAGCCTAATCACATCATGTCTGATCtgtcatttaatttacattGGCATCTCTCCCAGGATGAGCaaaggctaaaaaaataaaatatgagttTGAGGGTTATGATCTGTTCACACGTTTCTGGTTTCATAATGAAAGCCAGAGGAGTGTGAGTGACTGAGAGACCCAATGAAAAAAGGCCCCAGAAAAGTCCATGTGAGGACAAATACAAAAGCtctataataaatataatatgatacCCTAATGTGATAATGCAATTCAGTAGTGCATATCAGTCAACTGAGGCCATTGAGGTAAAGAATCACATTAAACAGCACATGGTCaacttacttttttttccactgtcattGTTGTTCGATTGCGTTATGCTAAACATATggtttacaaaataaagcagtCTTAAGAGACCACAAAAAGCGGAAATATTTCTTAATTTAATGAAGAGCGGTATTTCATCTGACCAgtgtaaaatgttatttattttcattccatGTGACTGTCGTTTACCAAATCATTTTGACCAAAAGTATGTCTGCATGATCAGTGCATGCACATTCTTGCATGTGAACAGAGAATCCATGCAAATTGTACAGTGCACACAAGTACTAAAGTATAATCTGAAGTAATTATATGCTATGAACAGATTAAAGGAATCATCTGCCATAATCTATTTCATGTTCCTGGTATTAGCCCGGCATAGATTTGAAGGAATTTGAGAACagtcatttaacatttaacatagGTAATGAATTTATGAATGCATTACCTGGGGGGGGGGCACTTGATGTTAGGGTCAGTAGGGGGGTAAggtttttttaaggaaaaagtGACATTTCCTTAAAGGTTGGTGATATGTTCTTCAAATACCGCAATATTTCATCACCAGTATTgcaaaaattatatttgtgacaacatttaaaaaaaaaagtgtttgttttgatatggaacgattaAAGCAATcaataaaatcacataaaatctaagttattgtgcaaaatgaatctgtaaatgaTAAAAAGGCATACAGCAATGACAAACTATAATTTGCTTTGAAGAGGTGAGCCGCATGAAGTTGATTAAAGGGCCACAAATGGGTCTGCGTGGGTCTAATAGGGTGATCGATCTGAACTGGATTGTTAAAACTCATGTTTGCTTTGTTACGTCATCGTCTActatcaaaagaaaaaacaaacggCTTGTTTTTTGAAGGATGGAAAGTGTGCAGATGTATTACCCATATTTTTGAATTACTTTAGAAACTGTGTTTTAGGTATCAATCAAGAACTTGTCAAAATCTAACTATATCTGAATCTGCAATAAATTAAAGCTGATTACTATCTATGTGAAGTTTCCACCACCTTTTCCTcacacttgacacacacacacacactggttttgcATTCTCTGTGTGGACACTCACAAGTAAATGCCtgacccttaccctaaccctaacctaaacccaattctaacctataagcctaaaaccaggtcttaatcctcaaaaagcctgttaaagttgtgcggaccagacaaaaatatcctcacaaggtcaaaatgtcctcacaaaataGGTTTGTCTGACATTTGGTCCACAAAGACTACTagagacatgtacacacatacacataaattGCCTATATTACTGTTTCCTAAAGCGGTGCTGTGCATTCCAGCAACTAAAACTTTAAGCCAGCACATATAAGAGCAGGCTAGTCCTGCAACTGCAAACAAATTTGTCAGCAGAGGACTTTTGTTATTCAAGGTCAAGACGTTTGTTTGTCGTTTCTTTAGTGAGAGTTGAATTGTTAAAGTTGATTAAGATGaagactaaattaaaaaaaaataaaaagaaacatagATATAAATTGTGTACTCGGTTAACCTCTTCCTACACCACATGACTGGGATGTTGAAAGAGCACCAAAACAACACTCTTTTGGAGATTGTGCAGGACAAGTTCAAATAACTCAGAGACAGCACTTAATTAACAACTAAAAATCATTCAGACTCAAAGAAACAGAGTAAGCATCATTCCACTATATTGCTGCTGGCCTCTGTGAGTTACATACAAAATGTCGGACAATAAAGTTTTTCTTCTCTAATTCTTAAGCTATCATTAGCTTGTTTGTTAATCGCATCACCTGCTGTTAAGCTAACCATTTCTCTAAGCCTTTGCCGTTGACCTAGTTAAACATGTCAGAATGacacaatcattaaaaaaaacgcCGCAATTGCGTGAACTTACCTTTGTTGTCATGTATCTGTTTCTTTGCTCGGGACATCTTGTACaatcttcttctgtttttttccttttttagatCCTGTAAAAGCACGACCCAGGAGTGTTACCTCGTCAATTAGCCATGTTTTGCCCCCCAAGAGGCGTTCCCAAACAAGTGTGACGTCACgtgaaaacaatgaattatAAGTATAACAGGAGATGCTATGGCAAactgttttaacatttaatcgaACCACACACCTAtccataattacattttagataTCCATAATAGCATTTTACTAGGGGAAATGGCAGTTAGAGATATATGCAATAACGTTCTGACTAGTAGAAATTGTATTTAAAGATATCCAAATCTTTATTTCTCCTAGTCAAAATTCAATTCAAGATATCATTAAATCCTTAAAAGTGTAAGTAGCCGTTTTAACATTTGACATtattacagatatctgtaattgCATTCTTCTGCATTTTCATAAAAATTATTAGATAGAGAATGTAATTTTGACAATCCAAAAATACAGCGTGAcaagtaaaaatgtcattatggatATCCACAAATGTATTGTGACTATCTGTTGAGGAGTAGACAGGACgccattttaacataaaaaggGTTAATTGACTGGAAatgttggaacaagggcctttctgcatggagtttgcatgttctccccgtgtgtgcgtgggttttctccagcttctccagcttcctcccacagtccaaaaacatgcaatgtggggattaggtaaattgaacaccctaaattgaccataggtgtgagtatAGGgtcgaactgtccagggtgtgaccccgcctatcgccctatgtcagctgagattggcacagccccccccgcgaccctctggtggaggatgaagcggtagacgatggatggatatCCATAATAGCATTTCTCGTCCAAAGAGGCGAGCTGATCACCTCAAACTATATATAAATCATATCTTAagacacaaaccacatttttgaattctaaatgactaactTCTTGTCTCAAATGATCTTAGGACACAGAaaagtatttgttttctctgctgcaaTGTTCCGACAAATTGTATTCTGGGGTACGTGACGTCATTTGTCCTAATGTAACAAAAGTAATTGTGGATATCTACAATGTTCATTTGTCCTAGGAAGAATGTAATTGTGGATATCTACAATGTTCATTTTGGCTAGGAAGAATTCAATTGTGGATATCTGGAAGTGAAAGCccaatacacatgaatggcaaaagtgacgtCATTTGTCCTAAGAAGAATGTAATTGTGGATATCCACAATGTTCACCATGACTAGGATGAATTCAATTTCAGATATCTGTAATACATATCCAGTCTAgctattaaatgtttaaagggCTTGCCATAAGATGCTTGATTTGCCCTTTTGTTGCTAAACAGGCACTAATAAAGCCAAAATACGTCAATAATGACTGCTTAATTTGTGGGATCGGCAATTGCTGCAGTTGCAAACCAAGTTCACCaagttagtattattattagtgggGGGGTCTTTTTCGTGAAGACAGATCTGACGGAGAAAGAACATGAAGATAGAACAACGTTTTAGTAGGACTTTACTGTTActaaacacaaaagacacaaatgtacaaataaatatttggtGAAAGGTTGAGTCGATTTATTGCCGAGTAACATTTAACACATCAAAAAATGCGTACATGAAAGAGCCCACTGGCAAACAAAGACATGCCCCAAAGCTGACACTTACGGCTGTTTCGCATCACtccctctgtttggtctttgtgaacaaaagCAATCTAACATTATTCATCTGAACATCAgctatatatataaagaaaagtTCAAAAGTTAACAGGCAAGTGCTTTTTGAGCATTAGGGACAGAGTGTTGACTAACTATTCATTATTGTTAATATACAAATGTATGATTCCACATGCTTCATTCTCCCAAATGACTGTATTTCTttgtatgaacacatgaaaagctaagctcacacacaaagaacacacatacacacagagctaTAAATCTTATAACGGGGGACTCTTGAATTTCAGAGATTTGTGATACGCTGTAAAGATCAAGGCTCAACATGAAAATGTTGCCCAAAGTCCTTCTTGGACATTATTACTCTATTTATCCATGCATCATATCCATTATCCAGCAAAGCTCAATCACATGTGTGAATGCATGACTTGATGACTGTATGGAGGTTGTTACAGCATGTACTTATACTTGTGCACAGTAAGTACCAATACTCTGTGTGGAATGTGGctgaacacacaaatcaaactgACAACATCTATGTTAATGTGTTACCTGTAAATTTGGAAGGAAATCAAACTAAATGCTAAATGTTTTGCAATATAAATAATTTACCATAGCAGCACATATGAGATATGTTGAGGGTTAGCTCTTGCcttgtggttgtgtttttttgacgcaatgTCATTAACTTTTAATGCTTTGTGATGATTTATACttcaatttcatatttttgaagCAGTATGCTTTACTACAAATGGTATTGCTAAAATGATGTAGTGAGAGTAAAATCAGGTAGCAGGACTTCCTTTGTCaactaaatgaaataaataaattgccaTACACAACACAGGTTCAGTGATACTGCAGCATCTGAGTGGCATTTGGTTGGTTGAATAATACACTACATTCTACATGTAAGTGAACATACTTATCCATATatttacagaaaaaagaaaaaaaagaaaaagttgaacactaactgggaaaaaaaaacccagttacCACATTGGTGCAATAACTGGAATGAATATAAAAGGTTTTTTACACGTTTTCCTTGAGCCAATTGATATATTTGGCTGTCATGCGATGTGCAATCCGAAAGTCAGCTGGCCAAATATTAAACATAATCACTCCATGAACTCCTTCATCATAGTGGTCATGTGTCACCTCAACACCAGCAGCACGGAGTCGCGTGGCATACATAATGCCGTCATCTCGGAGAACGTCATACTCACATGTTATAATGTAGGCCTTAGGCAGAGATCGTAAGGCTGAGTCTGGAACCAGCAGGGGTGATGCCCTTGGGTCAGCAAAAGACTGAGATGGACTGTCCATCCCTACTGCTTCCTCTCCAACCAGCTCTACCACAGCAGGAGCACTATAGTTGTAATTTTTATGGAACTTTTCTGGTAGAAAAGCACTCCAGTTGACAAATTTTAGCAGGCCGGAGGTCTCGAGGTTGTTGTGGGTGTTTGCCATCATGGCCCTAAAAAGGGCCTTGTTGCTACTAAAGTACTGACTCCAGAAACGCACCATGAGGGAGCGAGGCAGAATGGACATAATGTACTGATTCTGCTGATATGAAGGAGTGTTAAGGTCCAGAGCCTGCAGTGCAGGGTAGATGAGTGCTTGGGCCTTCAGTTGAATCTGCTGTCCAGACTCTTTCTGCAACTGtgaagagagacagggagagatcAGAGAGTGTAATACACAGAGAGTGTATTCAAAGACGATATGCGAGCTGAATGCTTTTGAGTAAATAAACTAGGATGTCGTCAGGTTCTCTGATCATGGTTGTTTACAGGAAGAATTAGTCAGCTGACACTTTTTCTGGCTCTTCCAGGAACTGTGGTGAGGAATAGCAAATGTGTCTTTGAGCACAAGAGAAGTACAGACAtggttttcacagaaaaataagTCGGCTGATACAGAGGTACCATTGTCCACTAATATTGAAGTCGTCAACCAAAAATGCATATGAACCGTAATATATCATTTTGGCAGTTATCATTCAGAACATACCTAAACAATTAATAATTCAACAAGCCCCTCGACTCTGTAACTCCAGCCATTGCAGACATGAGCGCAAATGTGAGCGATGCAAAAACATTGTGAAAACTTTATGCTGCTACTGTATCTGTCTTGGACACAGCCAATGTCATTTCAACTGTCCGTACTGTGTGTAAAGCTACACTGAAGCTGGACAGCACCAGCAACTTTCAACACAACCTTGAATTAAATCACACTCTCAAAATGAAATTCCAAAGATATTAACTATACAGATAACTAAACCTCCTGATATGCCAAGgcttatggcccttttccactatggtcccagctcgcctccaCCCGTCTTGCCTACTACAAAAATAGTAACTGCTCAACAGGGTAGTCATCACtgcgcggctgcatgaaactgccgctTTACACACGGAACGCGAaaacaaacgagtgacttgtaaagcagttgttttcagtgtaactgaatcattagaatcagatagttaaaactatttgttcagtacttcctctgtctgacacagtcactggactaaaatacagtggcaggaGTTGTGCTTCAGGTTTACTCACATGTACCTGAAtattacatgtacatatatactattcattcattcatcttcaacTGATTTATAATCCACATGAGAGTCGCAgcgggcgctggtgccaatcccagctgacatagggcgaaaggcggggtacaccctggacagatggcCACTCCATCACagggaaacaaacaaccatcgCGTCATCTCGCCACATAGGGTTTAAACACTAATTCAGAACCTGTTGAGAGACTGCAGCTGCCAGGTTCCCCCCAGCACTGTCCCCAGACACAGCAACGCGCCCCGGGTCCACAGAGTACTGAGCCAGCACCCCCTCCTGGAGGAAATATTTGGTCACGCGGTACACGTCCTCATATGGGATGGGGAAGTGGTGAGCAGGGGCGAGGCGGTACCTGTAAAAATAGAATGGTGCGGATTGAAGctaaaacatgaataaacaggAACTCTGGCATGGTGACAGACACCATTTTCAGCTAGGaagaataaatatgtttatagaGTCAAGAGAACTGTAATTAtgcatcataaaataaaaaccacatatTATATAAAGCACTCTAAGACAAACAGTGTAATCTGATTAGCCTTTGTTTGGAAGAACAAACGTGTTTAAATCATCAAATCAGTTCAAATCAGAGGATCAGGGTCACATATGAATTTTTTTGGaaacgactttaatctcagaggtcaggctgttttaca
This Solea senegalensis isolate Sse05_10M linkage group LG8, IFAPA_SoseM_1, whole genome shotgun sequence DNA region includes the following protein-coding sequences:
- the LOC122773868 gene encoding succinate receptor 1-like, yielding MALNCTVIHKELQKYYLSPSYAIEFCVGFPGNLLVVLGYIFCLPHWQSYNIYLFNLAMSDLVFLCTLPRLSYLYANGQKETHSYACIINRYVLHVNLYSSILFMVWLCMDRFLLIKHPMRDHFLQKPQTALIVTGLSWLAVNVEVAPMISLMFQDLQHGNWSFCRDFASLKGSVNALGYSLGLTFTGYIAPLLALCGFTYQIAHLLHVQERALQNRAKPYKRPLRVVASAAAMFLCLYTPYHILRNIKIASRDNWPGLDLCTGKYYIEGLYILTRPLAFLHSVINPVFYFVMGDKFRDILFTKLRMLVRKTE
- the aadac gene encoding arylacetamide deacetylase, which translates into the protein MRLGGIVVFVALCALSAYYIYEPIPDAIEEKWSLMLICCGFKTLSHVAYLSEFFGLKDFMDVLFIVTYMEKIVPVSDENVTVTVEKFDGVEVLLYQPKKQGGDAELRRAVIYIHGGGWCVGSSRMASYDVLTRMMVTELDAVILSIEYRLAPAHHFPIPYEDVYRVTKYFLQEGVLAQYSVDPGRVAVSGDSAGGNLAAAVSQQLQKESGQQIQLKAQALIYPALQALDLNTPSYQQNQYIMSILPRSLMVRFWSQYFSSNKALFRAMMANTHNNLETSGLLKFVNWSAFLPEKFHKNYNYSAPAVVELVGEEAVGMDSPSQSFADPRASPLLVPDSALRSLPKAYIITCEYDVLRDDGIMYATRLRAAGVEVTHDHYDEGVHGVIMFNIWPADFRIAHRMTAKYINWLKENV